The Rhodothermales bacterium genome has a window encoding:
- a CDS encoding transglutaminase-like domain-containing protein gives MEVRSSSSDELNALISLLDDPDRQVQLAVQDRLRELGRGAFPDLRRAQCVAEGALRSQLGVLLHELHFTDIARRWRQLMDSSAPDVEAGALLLAQHRYPDLDLAALIGRLDGMAEAIRTRVEAAKGVGRAFVLSTYLCNELGYEGNHERYSDPKNSYLNCVIESRRGIPVSLCTLFLLLGRRLGLPVFGVNMPAHFLVKYEDERHEVFFDIFNGGNPIQKEQCVQFLLKAGLTPKPRYFKAASGQTILIRMVCNLLALPREETRGTFLTELTHLVEPWKPNTNVL, from the coding sequence ATGGAAGTACGCAGTTCCTCCTCGGATGAGTTAAACGCCCTGATTTCGTTGCTCGACGATCCCGATCGTCAGGTACAGCTCGCTGTACAGGATCGGCTGCGCGAACTGGGCCGTGGCGCATTTCCAGACCTCCGGAGGGCGCAATGCGTGGCGGAGGGTGCCTTGCGATCACAGCTTGGCGTGCTGCTCCATGAGTTACACTTTACCGACATCGCGCGGCGCTGGCGTCAATTGATGGACTCCAGCGCACCCGATGTTGAAGCCGGCGCGCTGCTGCTGGCGCAGCACCGATACCCCGACCTCGATCTTGCGGCGCTGATCGGCCGGCTGGATGGGATGGCCGAGGCGATTCGTACACGCGTCGAGGCGGCCAAGGGCGTCGGCCGCGCATTTGTTCTGAGCACGTACTTGTGCAATGAGCTCGGTTATGAGGGTAATCACGAGCGCTACAGCGACCCCAAAAATAGTTATCTGAATTGTGTGATCGAAAGCAGGCGCGGGATACCCGTGAGCCTGTGCACGCTTTTCCTCCTCCTGGGCCGGCGGCTGGGGCTACCGGTATTCGGCGTCAATATGCCGGCGCATTTCCTGGTGAAATATGAGGACGAACGCCACGAAGTTTTTTTCGATATATTCAACGGTGGCAATCCGATTCAAAAAGAACAGTGCGTTCAGTTCCTTCTCAAGGCCGGCCTCACGCCCAAACCGCGGTACTTTAAAGCGGCCAGCGGCCAGACCATCCTCATCCGCATGGTCTGTAATCTGTTGGCGCTGCCCCGCGAAGAAACACGCGGCACGTTCCTTACCGAACTAACCCACCTGGTCGAGCCCTGGAAGCCGAACACGAACGTGCTTTAG